From the genome of Chania multitudinisentens RB-25, one region includes:
- a CDS encoding GntR family transcriptional regulator, protein MNDFITWLSEQFLQAVAAPRYIQLATTVEMAIKQHVLAVGDFLPPERLIADRLDVSRVTVSKAMKLLEEKGLISRQQGIGTRVAMHIGYSLNQDHGFTAQLLRNGSNVSNQWLLRTRMIAPAHVAKALEMENSHSMVVKLRRLRLVDGNPVSLETTYIPPHFLPDPELLEHSLYALWQSRGIVPEGRHFLLTAVASSEEIASLLNVQSGMPLLRIVQTSRNAKGEVLEFSETLCRSDVYEFEVNS, encoded by the coding sequence ATGAATGATTTTATTACCTGGCTAAGTGAACAATTTTTACAGGCTGTGGCGGCACCACGTTATATTCAACTGGCCACGACGGTTGAAATGGCGATTAAACAGCATGTATTGGCCGTTGGGGATTTTCTGCCGCCGGAACGCTTAATTGCCGACAGGTTGGATGTGTCGCGGGTCACGGTCAGCAAGGCAATGAAATTGTTGGAGGAAAAAGGGCTGATTTCACGTCAGCAGGGCATTGGTACACGCGTTGCGATGCATATTGGTTATTCCCTCAACCAGGATCATGGTTTTACCGCTCAGCTGTTGCGTAATGGTAGCAATGTCAGTAATCAATGGCTGTTGCGTACCCGTATGATTGCTCCAGCCCACGTCGCGAAAGCGTTGGAAATGGAGAATAGCCACAGTATGGTGGTCAAGCTGCGCCGTCTGCGGTTGGTGGATGGAAATCCGGTTTCACTGGAGACCACCTATATTCCACCGCATTTTCTACCCGACCCGGAATTACTGGAACATTCACTTTATGCCCTGTGGCAGTCGCGCGGTATTGTGCCAGAAGGGCGGCATTTCCTGTTGACGGCGGTTGCCAGCAGTGAGGAGATTGCCAGCCTGCTCAATGTGCAAAGCGGCATGCCGTTATTGCGGATTGTTCAGACCAGCCGCAATGCCAAGGGCGAGGTACTGGAGTTTAGCGAAACCCTGTGCCGCAGCGATGTGTACGAGTTTGAAGTCAATAGCTGA